The following DNA comes from Candidatus Omnitrophota bacterium.
CAAGGTTGGTAAATGCAGAGTATGACCTGTCCGGATTTGTGGCAACTGAAGGCCAGGTAAAAACTATTTGTGCAAATTATGATGCAGTTGGTGCGGTGGCAGTGGAAGTAAGTGCCGATAATGGTCTGCATTATTATTCAGTAACAAACGGCGTGCCTCTAACAGATAAATTTGTCAGCGGGGATCGGATTAAATGGCGCGCTAAAATTCTGGATGAAGATGCAAAACTTAATGCGCTCAGTATAACTTACACTGACAGCGCAGGAACCATTAGCAGTTTTGGGCATGAGGAGTTAAGTGGTTTTAATTATCGTAAAGAAATACTGTTGAAAAATCCTTCCGGTCAGGAGTTATTTAATTATCAGATAAAATTAAAAGTAGGGATAGATAAAAAAGTAGAAGGTGCTGATGTAAATTGCGAAGGAAATGTACGCCCGGATTTTCGGGATGTGCGTTTTACTGCTGCAGATGGGGAAACTCCATTATCCTATTATTTTGAAAACCAGATTGCTTCGTCGCCTGCGGCTTTTCGCAATGACACGGGTTCATTCTGGGTAAAAATCCCGCAGATTACCAGGGTTGGAGTAAAGATTTATATTTATTACGGAAACAGTAATGCGGGCGATTTAAGCGATCCTAAAAATACATTTGATTTTTATGGTAGCTTTAAAAATACAAAACTCGACGCAAGCTCCTGGACAGTTAATGCAGATCCCAAAGGAAGCTACGCTATAAAAGATGGGCAACTTAAATTGGATGCCGCCGAAATTATTGCAAAAGACTTCAAATTCGGACAAGGCATAATTGAATATTCTGTTTCCGTTGAGAGTGGTTTTGAAAACAGCCTGAGTCTGCGGCCAAAATCTGGGGATCGTTATGATAGCCCGGGATTGGTGGCTTATTCATCCGTCTATAAAGGAGCAGAGCATTGCATCGCTATAGACGATATTGTCAAGGCCAACGATGGCTTGGCCACTCCGATTACCGCCGGCGGAAAATATAATTACCGGCTCACAGTCGATGGTAATGATATAACTTTTGAGCGTATGGATCAGCTAAATACAACTGTGCAGGCAAAAGTAACTTATAGTGATACATCTGCGATGAAAGCCGGGTATCTGGGATTAAAATCCGGAGGTGACGGCAGCGGTAGGAATGTCATGGCCTATTCCGAAATCCGTGTGCGTAAATTTGTAAAAGCTCAACCGCTTGTGAATAAAACCGGCGCGCTAGAACAAGTCCGCCTTCCTATTTTTTCAAATACCGCTCTCTCTAAAGAAGGCAACCTCATCCTATACGATAATACTCAAGCAGGAACCTATATTACTAAAACAATTCCTGCGCCATTTAACGTGCGCATTATTGCTCCTGTTTACAAAGGAGCGAATCTGCAGGTAAATGTTTCGGCGGATAATGGGAAAAATTATAAAGAAGATTGCCTAAGCGGGAATTATTACTATAGTTCAATCAAAGATTTTATCGCTGGAGAAAATGTTGTTGCCAAAATTAAATTAAATCCTGTCGATGTAAAAAAAGAAATTTCACAGTTAGAGGAAATAAAATTAAATTATAACCCCGGAGCGGTTTTAATGGTTAAGCCTAACGGCGCAGAAAAATTTAGTGCCGGCGCAACTGAGAAGATTTCGTGGTCGGCTTTAGATTATGATAACAAATACCCAATTAAATTAGAATATTCTCTGGATAGCGGAAAAAATTATAGTATAATAACGGATAATGTTAGTAATAGCGGATCATATTCATGGAAAGTCCCGCTTGATGCCAAAACTAAAACAGCATTAATCCGTGTCTCTGATAGTAATGATGAATCGATAAATGATGTATCGGATAATGTTTTTACCATACAGGATGCAGGATTAGCTGCAGAAGAACCAGCCGAAGAAACAGCGCAGGTAGCAGAGGAAACCAAGGATGAAGAAACAGCGCAGAAACAAACAAAGTCCGAACTTAATGATTTGGATAAAGATTACGTGATTGATAAAAACATAACTATCTCTACTGATTCGGATATCGCTTTTAAAACTCTAACCTTGGGTGATGGAAAAGGAGCGCATATTTCAAAAATTATCTTGAATAATAATATCAACCCTAACTCCGGGAAAATAATTATTCGTAATGGCGGACAACTGATTCAGGCAAATAATGATGCGCAGGCAATTTCAGGAGATTTAATTATTGAACAAGGCGGTATCCTTACGCATATGGAAAATAAAACAGATAAAAAATATCAATTGGATTTAACTGCCCAGAATATTACTTTGAAATCAGGGGCAATTGTCAGCGCTTATGCCAAAGGTTACAGCGGAGGAGAGGCGCAACAGGCAGGCGCAGGCAAGGCCGCGGGCGTATATATAGGTAAGCAAGCAAGAGGCGGCAAGCATACATATGATACTGAAAAGGCGCCTAATGAGTTGGGTTCAGGAGGAGCAGGCAGCTTATTAGCTAAAGGCGGCGCAGGCGGGGGGACAATCAGATTAATTGCTAAACAAGAATTTTCTTTAAGCGGAATAATTAATGCCGATGGTAAAGCCGGAGCAGTTGCTTCTGATAATATTTATAATGCTGCCGGCGGCGCAGGAGGCAGTATATATTTAGAAGCAAGTAAATTTTCCGGAAGCGGCGCCAAAATTACAGCCTCCGGAGGTTCGGGGAACAAGACCGCAGGCGCAGGTGGCGGCGGACGTATTAATATTAAAGCTCCTGCTGGAAAAATCAGCGGTACGATTAACGCTAACGGCGGGAGTGGACTGAATACTGAAGCAGGGAGTGTAATTATAGAGTAGATTAGATCCTAGGTTATAAGTGCTATAAAATAGGAGATAAGAATGGAAGTAAAAACAAGAAGTTATAAAGATAGATTAAATAAAGGGGACGGTTCTGTTAAAAATAGAACCGTCCCCTTTATTTTTATGGCGTTCTGTCTTTTACTCTCTGTCTTCTGTGTTTTGCCTTGCGCCTACGCCAATAATATTAGAGTTGCCAATTGCCAAATTCTCAACATGTCGGAAGGTTCCACAACTGCAGATATCCAATTTGATATTTCCTGGGATAATTCCTGGCGATATGGAGTTTTTTATGATGCGGCTTGGGTGTTTGCTAAGGTTTCAGTGAATGATGGAGCTTGGATTCACGCCACAATTTCCGGAGTTACCTCTATTGGCGCAAGCGGCACCAGCCTTACAATAGATGTTCCAACAGACAGTAAAGGGGCTTTTCTTTATCGTTCAGCCGACGCTACTGGGACACTTAGCACAACTGCGGTTAAACTGCAATGGTTTAGGCAGGGCGATGGTGTTGCCTATAATGCTGCTAAGGTAAAAATTCAAGTTTTTGCCATTGAGATGGTGCATATACCACAGGGTTCTTTTTATTTGGGTGATGGGACAGCCAGAAGTGGCGGTTCGGTTAGCCACTTTTTTGATGCTTCAAGCGCAAGCGGCGCGCCTGTTAAAATTACTTCTAGTACGCCTTATGTTTCCAATGTTTCAGATGGCACTGGAACAGCGGGAGATATTGCCTGGATAAACGAAAATTATGGTGGAAATACTTACGCTGATTATCTTCCTGCCAGCAGGGCCCAATTAAATGTAAATTTTCCCACCGGTTATAATAGTTTTTACATGATGAAATATGAGCTTAATCAAGGGCAATACCGGGATTTTTTAAATACTTTAACACGGGCACAACAGACAAGTAGGGTATATACTAATATTAGTTCGGGTACGACTTCTATAACTAATGTTTTTGTAATGAATAATACTGCTACAGTGCAAACGGACCGTGTCGGTATTGCTTGTGCCACAACTATACCCGCAACTGCGCCAGTTAATTTTTTCTGTGATTATAATGCTAATAGAATTGGTAATGAATCTAGTGATGGTGAATGGATACCTATGAAAACTGTAAACTGGATGGATTTTTGTGCTTATGCGGATTGGGCCGGACTGCGGCCGATGACTGAACTTGAGTTTGAAAAAGCCTGCCGCGGGCCAAAACCTCCGGTAGCCGGTGAATTTGCCTGGGGAACAACTAATTTGACTAATATTACAGGCATATCTAATGCAGGAACGATTAATGAAGTTGCCAGCAATGGAACAGCTAATGCAAGCATAGGTGGAGGATATGGAACTCTGCGGGGTGGTTTTGCGGCCACTTCTAGTACGACATCCCGTCAGAGCACGGGAGCTTCTTATTATGGGATAATGGAACTTTCGGGGAATATCTATGAAAGAGTAGTGACTATTATGGATTCAATTGACAGCGGCGCAGCAGTGTCTAAATTTACCGGGCTTAACGGAGACGGAATTTTGTCCGCAAGCGGCTATGCTAATGTTGATTATTGGCCGGGCAATAACGGGACTAATGGTGTTGGCGGTGAGGTTACCGGTTATCAAGGTGCTGGCCAACGCGGTGGTAATGATGGTTATGGAACAGATCATGCTTATGTCTCTTCCCGGGTAGATGGTGCCTATATTGATGGAAACCGCAACATGCGTTGCGGAAGAATGGTTAGGATGCAGTAGGTTGTTTAGTGAAATGGGGACAGTCATTTTCCCCGAAGGTGACAGTCATAAAAAGCGTGACAGTCACCTTGAAAAATAAGGAATAGAAGATGAGTAAACTGATGAGAGGAAGGGCAATTACAATAGGGGTAGTTGGGGTTGCGCTATTGATTAGCGCGGCCGCTTACTTTTTATTGTCTCAGCCGCCGGGAAAAGTTTACTCAAGCCCCACAGATTTGGATATTACCACTAATACTACCTGGACTGGAAATTACACGATTGATGGAACACTTACCGTTAAAGCTGGTTACACCCTTACCATAGATTCTTCAGCTGGAACTCAAATTACAGTTACCGCGACTAATTTAGTTGTGGAATCAGGCGCCTACATTAGCGCTAATGGTAAAGGTTCAGCAGGGGGAGCTGCGACTGCCGATGGCGTAGGTACAGGAAAAGGTTTGGCTGGTTCAGCTTCAATGGCAGGTGGTGGCGCAGGTTACGGTGGCGCAGGCGGCGACGGTTTCGGTAATACCGCTTCAGGCGGCACAACTTACGGCTCAAATACAGCGCCAACGGCTAATGGTTCAGGCGGCGGCGGAGGAGCATCTGATACCGGCGGCGCAGGCGGCGGCGCGATAAAATTTGTTATCTCCGGAGAAACAGCAGTAAACGGCACAATCTCAGCTAATGGCGCAAACGGCACAGGAGCAACCAATGGAAGCGGCGCAGGAAGCGGCGGAAGTATTTATTTAACTACTGCTGTACTTAGCGGCTCCGGTTCAATTACTGCTAATGGCGGTAATGGCGTGGTAGTCTCCGGCGGCTTAGGCGGCGGCGGAAGAGTGGCTTTATATTATAATGATAAAAGTAATTTTAGCGGCACAGTTACCGCAAATAAAGGCACGACTGGTAATGGTTCAGGCGCAAATGGTACATCCTTAGATTCTCCGACGCCAGTTGCTATTTACACCGGCGGCTCAGGTTCAGGTTACGCAAGAGGGGTAACTTATTTTTATTACAACGACACCACAACTTCCATCTGGGACGGCGGAGGGGCTGATAATCTTGCCTCAACCGCGGCTAACTGGGTGGGGGATACACTTCCTGTTGCAGGCAATTCAATTGTATTTAACGACGTTTCTACTAAAGACTGCACCTGGGACCTTACAGGGTTCTCCGTGGCTAACTTTACCCTTAATACAGAATATGACACAGGCACAGTAACCTTAAGCCAAAATCTGACTGTTACTAATACTATTACTGTTAATACCCGGTACGGCAAGCTGATTGATAACGGCAAGACTGTGAACTTTAAGAATGTTTCTATTGCCAACTCATACCGCCTAACTTCTACCGGCACCTGGCGCCAGACAGCCGACGGAACTATTTCAAACCCCCAATATGAAAGCCTTTTTAATAATCTTGAGCTGGCAGAAGGAGTTACCGCAACTCTAACAGGAGAGTATGTATGGACTAAACGCCTGGTGCAGGGCGCTAACTCTGTCATTACAGGGGGTACAACGCTTAAGTTACATTATGTTCCTGCGAATGATTTTATTGTCCAAGGCTCAGGCGCGGTTATCCAATCACCAGTATCTATAGAAATACCCGGGAACAGGAACCAGGGGGCTTTGACTGCCACCGGAGCAGTAACTTGTTACTCTACCGGCGATTATACATTAACTATGAGCGGTCATTGGAATATAGGCGGAACCCTTCGTTTAGAA
Coding sequences within:
- a CDS encoding SUMF1/EgtB/PvdO family nonheme iron enzyme, producing the protein MEVKTRSYKDRLNKGDGSVKNRTVPFIFMAFCLLLSVFCVLPCAYANNIRVANCQILNMSEGSTTADIQFDISWDNSWRYGVFYDAAWVFAKVSVNDGAWIHATISGVTSIGASGTSLTIDVPTDSKGAFLYRSADATGTLSTTAVKLQWFRQGDGVAYNAAKVKIQVFAIEMVHIPQGSFYLGDGTARSGGSVSHFFDASSASGAPVKITSSTPYVSNVSDGTGTAGDIAWINENYGGNTYADYLPASRAQLNVNFPTGYNSFYMMKYELNQGQYRDFLNTLTRAQQTSRVYTNISSGTTSITNVFVMNNTATVQTDRVGIACATTIPATAPVNFFCDYNANRIGNESSDGEWIPMKTVNWMDFCAYADWAGLRPMTELEFEKACRGPKPPVAGEFAWGTTNLTNITGISNAGTINEVASNGTANASIGGGYGTLRGGFAATSSTTSRQSTGASYYGIMELSGNIYERVVTIMDSIDSGAAVSKFTGLNGDGILSASGYANVDYWPGNNGTNGVGGEVTGYQGAGQRGGNDGYGTDHAYVSSRVDGAYIDGNRNMRCGRMVRMQ
- a CDS encoding DUF2341 domain-containing protein produces the protein MNKIKKQEIETGIPSKIKNGCFLLVSSLLIILSIGLVSAFADVTQIKAPLFWYEGGSGDYALPRLVNAEYDLSGFVATEGQVKTICANYDAVGAVAVEVSADNGLHYYSVTNGVPLTDKFVSGDRIKWRAKILDEDAKLNALSITYTDSAGTISSFGHEELSGFNYRKEILLKNPSGQELFNYQIKLKVGIDKKVEGADVNCEGNVRPDFRDVRFTAADGETPLSYYFENQIASSPAAFRNDTGSFWVKIPQITRVGVKIYIYYGNSNAGDLSDPKNTFDFYGSFKNTKLDASSWTVNADPKGSYAIKDGQLKLDAAEIIAKDFKFGQGIIEYSVSVESGFENSLSLRPKSGDRYDSPGLVAYSSVYKGAEHCIAIDDIVKANDGLATPITAGGKYNYRLTVDGNDITFERMDQLNTTVQAKVTYSDTSAMKAGYLGLKSGGDGSGRNVMAYSEIRVRKFVKAQPLVNKTGALEQVRLPIFSNTALSKEGNLILYDNTQAGTYITKTIPAPFNVRIIAPVYKGANLQVNVSADNGKNYKEDCLSGNYYYSSIKDFIAGENVVAKIKLNPVDVKKEISQLEEIKLNYNPGAVLMVKPNGAEKFSAGATEKISWSALDYDNKYPIKLEYSLDSGKNYSIITDNVSNSGSYSWKVPLDAKTKTALIRVSDSNDESINDVSDNVFTIQDAGLAAEEPAEETAQVAEETKDEETAQKQTKSELNDLDKDYVIDKNITISTDSDIAFKTLTLGDGKGAHISKIILNNNINPNSGKIIIRNGGQLIQANNDAQAISGDLIIEQGGILTHMENKTDKKYQLDLTAQNITLKSGAIVSAYAKGYSGGEAQQAGAGKAAGVYIGKQARGGKHTYDTEKAPNELGSGGAGSLLAKGGAGGGTIRLIAKQEFSLSGIINADGKAGAVASDNIYNAAGGAGGSIYLEASKFSGSGAKITASGGSGNKTAGAGGGGRINIKAPAGKISGTINANGGSGLNTEAGSVIIE